In Arthrobacter sp. QXT-31, one genomic interval encodes:
- a CDS encoding septum formation family protein, translating into MNDNDPNHDGERGPAHAVAVHSQQPAQAGQPARPEPAKPEPAQPAAEPTSVPAASRLTSLAGSIQSRLRQPGMRQTLPKIGFVLALLVVGGLLVWLLTSLLATATMQSANRPAAAADPTAAAPPAPAASPRPSLPLASVSPLDFRVGDCFKDFDPEAAKSTVVACTTDHSAQLVAVTQYADGDAYPGREAMKTKARETCQTAALTEKSNAYNLNYRLAYPSTSSWAKGDRRVDCYVTASGNIIKASLLP; encoded by the coding sequence ATGAATGACAACGATCCCAACCACGACGGGGAACGCGGGCCGGCCCATGCCGTCGCCGTGCACTCCCAGCAACCTGCGCAGGCCGGGCAACCTGCCCGGCCCGAACCTGCCAAGCCCGAACCTGCCCAGCCCGCAGCAGAACCCACATCAGTACCCGCGGCATCAAGGCTCACAAGCCTCGCCGGCTCAATCCAGTCCCGGCTCAGGCAGCCTGGAATGCGGCAAACGCTGCCGAAGATCGGCTTTGTCCTCGCGCTGCTCGTGGTGGGCGGCCTGCTCGTATGGCTTCTGACCTCGCTCCTGGCCACCGCCACGATGCAGTCCGCCAACCGGCCTGCCGCGGCGGCGGATCCCACGGCCGCCGCGCCGCCGGCACCGGCCGCCTCACCAAGGCCCAGCCTGCCCCTGGCCAGCGTCAGTCCGCTGGATTTCCGGGTGGGCGACTGCTTCAAGGACTTCGACCCCGAGGCGGCAAAATCCACGGTGGTTGCCTGCACCACCGACCACTCGGCCCAACTGGTGGCGGTCACGCAGTACGCGGACGGTGACGCATACCCGGGCCGTGAGGCCATGAAGACCAAGGCCAGGGAGACGTGCCAGACGGCGGCCCTGACGGAGAAGTCCAATGCCTACAACCTGAACTACCGCCTCGCCTATCCGAGCACGTCCAGCTGGGCCAAGGGTGACCGCCGCGTGGACTGCTACGTCACCGCATCCGGGAACATCATCAAGGCAAGCCTGCTGCCCTGA
- a CDS encoding DUF3073 domain-containing protein: MGRGRQKAKATKQARDIKYYSPNTDYSALQRELTGPGSRATSHFANEPAEPDYSAYVDKYADDLDEDDDEVDSRRIG, from the coding sequence ATGGGGCGCGGCCGTCAAAAGGCAAAAGCTACTAAGCAGGCTCGGGACATCAAGTACTACTCCCCGAACACCGATTATTCGGCCCTACAGCGCGAGCTCACGGGTCCGGGCAGTCGTGCCACGAGCCATTTCGCGAATGAACCGGCCGAGCCGGACTATTCAGCTTACGTGGATAAGTACGCGGACGATTTGGATGAAGACGACGACGAGGTAGACAGCCGTCGCATCGGTTAG
- a CDS encoding VOC family protein: MVQRNGYGLGELCWADVQTPDVAAAKAFYAAVFGWRYEDFPTPDGRSYAKAFLDDDLVASVAPQPHQGGAALPAHWNVYFAAVDARAAAEEAQHAGGTVQFGPEDIGDTGTMVFVEPPGGGATGIWQAGTHPGSGRHNEPGAFAWAELLTPEPQAAVGFFQQLFGHEATEYPQDDGGTYTTLMVNGTEVAGVAPVPEEDEDDAGGESGSRGWQVYFGVSSVKEAVLAAVAAGAEVLVEPEFSEDGGTIATLKDPQGGVFSVLEV, from the coding sequence ATGGTGCAGCGCAACGGGTACGGCCTCGGAGAGCTCTGCTGGGCGGACGTCCAGACACCCGACGTGGCGGCTGCGAAGGCCTTCTACGCCGCCGTCTTCGGATGGCGCTACGAGGACTTTCCCACCCCCGATGGACGCAGCTACGCCAAGGCGTTCCTCGATGACGACCTCGTGGCTAGTGTGGCGCCCCAGCCGCACCAGGGCGGCGCAGCGCTGCCTGCGCACTGGAACGTCTACTTCGCCGCAGTCGATGCCCGGGCCGCCGCAGAGGAAGCCCAGCATGCCGGCGGCACTGTCCAGTTTGGGCCGGAGGATATCGGGGACACCGGAACCATGGTGTTCGTGGAACCGCCGGGCGGTGGTGCCACGGGCATCTGGCAGGCCGGAACACACCCGGGCAGCGGCCGGCACAATGAGCCCGGCGCGTTCGCTTGGGCCGAACTGCTCACGCCCGAGCCGCAGGCCGCCGTCGGATTTTTCCAGCAGCTGTTCGGGCACGAGGCGACCGAGTACCCGCAGGACGACGGCGGCACCTACACCACGCTGATGGTGAACGGCACCGAGGTGGCCGGCGTCGCCCCTGTCCCGGAAGAGGATGAAGACGACGCAGGTGGCGAGTCCGGCAGCCGCGGGTGGCAGGTGTACTTCGGCGTCTCCAGCGTCAAGGAAGCCGTGCTGGCCGCCGTGGCGGCCGGAGCCGAGGTACTGGTGGAGCCGGAATTCTCCGAGGACGGCGGCACCATCGCCACCCTGAAGGACCCGCAGGGCGGCGTGTTCAGCGTCCTGGAGGTCTAA
- the purM gene encoding phosphoribosylformylglycinamidine cyclo-ligase has protein sequence MTSASSTADMNAAQNNTGITYAAAGVDVEAGDRAVELMKDAVKATHNASVIGGVGGFAGLYDVSKLLTYKKPLLATSTDGVGTKVAIAQAMDIHDTIGYDLVGMVVDDIVVVGAEPLYMTDYIACGKVVPERIADIVRGIAAACSVAGTALVGGETAEHPGLLGEHEYDVAGAATGVVEADALLGPDRVRAGDVVIGMASSGLHSNGYSLVRRVINHAGWALDRQVSELGRTLGEELLEPTRVYAADCLDLAREFPVTAGKAVHGFSHVTGGGLAANLARVLPQGLVATVDRSTWELPAIFKLVSELGRVPLADLERTLNLGVGMVAVVSPEAADAAVARLNERGLPSWIMGSVSADSDAVVKTGPDYVQGAKGVDGGAVQLVNAYA, from the coding sequence ATGACTTCCGCTTCCTCCACTGCTGACATGAATGCTGCCCAGAACAACACCGGCATCACCTACGCGGCCGCCGGTGTGGACGTTGAGGCAGGCGACCGCGCCGTCGAGCTCATGAAGGACGCCGTCAAGGCGACCCACAACGCGTCGGTGATTGGCGGCGTCGGGGGTTTCGCAGGCCTGTACGACGTCTCGAAGCTCCTGACCTACAAGAAGCCCCTGCTGGCCACGTCCACGGACGGCGTGGGCACCAAGGTGGCCATCGCCCAGGCCATGGACATCCACGACACCATCGGCTACGACCTCGTGGGCATGGTGGTGGACGACATCGTGGTGGTGGGCGCCGAGCCGCTGTACATGACCGACTACATCGCCTGCGGCAAGGTGGTTCCGGAGCGCATCGCGGACATCGTCCGCGGCATCGCTGCCGCCTGCTCCGTGGCCGGCACCGCGCTGGTGGGCGGCGAAACCGCCGAGCACCCCGGCCTGCTGGGCGAACACGAATACGACGTCGCCGGTGCCGCCACCGGCGTTGTGGAAGCCGACGCGCTGCTCGGACCCGACCGCGTCCGTGCCGGCGACGTGGTGATCGGCATGGCCTCCTCCGGCCTGCACTCCAACGGCTACTCCCTGGTCCGCCGCGTCATCAACCACGCCGGCTGGGCCCTGGACCGCCAGGTTTCCGAACTCGGCCGCACGCTGGGCGAGGAACTGCTGGAACCCACCCGTGTCTACGCCGCCGACTGCCTGGACCTCGCGCGGGAATTCCCCGTCACCGCCGGCAAAGCCGTGCACGGCTTCAGCCACGTCACCGGCGGCGGGCTCGCCGCCAACCTGGCCCGCGTCCTGCCGCAGGGCCTCGTGGCCACCGTTGACCGCTCCACCTGGGAGCTGCCCGCCATCTTCAAGCTCGTCTCCGAACTGGGCCGCGTGCCGCTGGCCGATCTGGAGCGCACGCTGAACCTCGGCGTCGGCATGGTGGCCGTGGTCTCCCCCGAGGCCGCAGACGCCGCCGTGGCCCGCCTGAACGAGCGCGGCCTGCCGTCCTGGATCATGGGCTCCGTCAGCGCCGATTCCGACGCCGTGGTGAAGACCGGACCGGACTACGTGCAGGGGGCCAAGGGCGTAGACGGCGGCGCAGTCCAGCTGGTCAACGCCTACGCGTAG
- the purF gene encoding amidophosphoribosyltransferase encodes MARGDGKLSHDLLPGEKGPQDACGVFGVWAPGEEVAKLTYYGLYALQHRGQESAGIATSDGKRINVYKDMGLVSQVFDETTLNTLTGHLAVGHCRYSTTGASHWANAQPTLGATATGTVALAHNGNLTNTAELNAMIHERNGGQLSGEMKQGNTSDTALVTALLEGEEGKTLEETALELLPKIRGGFCFVFMDEGTLYAARDTFGIRPLCLGRLERGWVVASEQSALATVGASFIREIEPGEFIAIDEQGVRSRRFADPTPAGCVFEYVYLARPDAAIGGRSVYESRVEMGRQLARENTHEADIVIPVPESGTPAAVGYAEESGIPFAHGFVKNSYVGRTFIQPSQTLRQLGIRLKLNALESVIRGKRVVVVDDSIVRGNTQRAIVRMLREAGAAAVHVKISSPPVQWPCFYGIDFASRAELIANGATIEEISQAIGADSLAYISEDGMIGATQQPRERLCTACFTGKYPIELPGADKLGKNLLERTDLGGLPATSASTTSAAAGSTAATAGAPAEAAAEAAIEPAAATPGNPENIPVTEDPAEKPGATGCDPGPDSELENLLTDADRVPDLHPDAATVGADKKESL; translated from the coding sequence GTGGCACGCGGCGATGGAAAACTTTCTCATGATCTTCTCCCTGGCGAAAAGGGCCCACAGGACGCTTGCGGCGTCTTCGGGGTCTGGGCACCAGGTGAAGAAGTAGCAAAACTTACCTACTACGGGCTGTATGCACTACAGCACCGCGGTCAGGAGTCGGCTGGTATAGCCACCAGCGACGGCAAGCGGATCAACGTCTACAAGGACATGGGCCTCGTATCCCAAGTCTTCGACGAGACCACGCTCAACACCCTGACCGGGCACCTGGCCGTCGGCCATTGCCGCTACTCCACCACCGGCGCGAGCCACTGGGCCAACGCGCAGCCCACGCTCGGCGCGACCGCCACCGGCACGGTGGCCCTGGCGCACAACGGCAACCTCACCAACACCGCCGAACTCAACGCCATGATCCACGAGCGCAACGGCGGCCAGCTCAGCGGCGAAATGAAGCAGGGCAACACCTCCGACACCGCGCTGGTGACGGCGCTGCTGGAAGGCGAAGAGGGCAAGACCCTCGAGGAGACCGCCCTCGAACTGCTGCCCAAGATCCGCGGCGGCTTCTGCTTCGTCTTCATGGATGAAGGCACGCTGTACGCGGCCCGCGACACCTTCGGCATCCGCCCGCTCTGCCTGGGCCGGCTGGAGCGCGGCTGGGTGGTGGCGTCCGAGCAGTCCGCCCTCGCCACCGTCGGCGCCAGCTTCATCCGGGAGATCGAACCCGGCGAGTTCATCGCCATCGACGAACAGGGCGTGCGGTCCCGCCGCTTCGCGGATCCGACGCCGGCGGGTTGCGTTTTCGAATACGTCTACCTCGCCCGCCCCGACGCCGCCATTGGCGGACGCTCCGTCTACGAATCCCGTGTGGAGATGGGCCGCCAGCTTGCGCGCGAGAACACGCACGAGGCCGACATCGTCATCCCGGTCCCCGAATCCGGCACCCCCGCGGCCGTGGGCTACGCCGAGGAATCCGGCATCCCGTTTGCGCACGGCTTCGTCAAGAACTCCTACGTGGGCCGCACGTTCATCCAGCCCTCGCAGACGCTGCGCCAGCTGGGGATCAGGCTGAAGCTCAACGCCCTGGAATCCGTGATCCGCGGCAAGCGCGTGGTGGTGGTGGATGACTCGATCGTCCGCGGCAACACCCAGCGAGCCATCGTCCGGATGCTGCGGGAAGCCGGTGCAGCCGCCGTCCACGTCAAGATTTCCTCCCCGCCGGTCCAGTGGCCCTGCTTCTACGGCATCGATTTCGCCTCCCGGGCGGAGCTGATCGCCAACGGTGCCACCATCGAGGAGATCTCCCAGGCCATCGGCGCCGATTCCCTGGCCTATATCTCCGAAGACGGCATGATCGGTGCCACCCAGCAGCCGCGCGAGCGGCTCTGCACCGCCTGCTTCACGGGCAAGTACCCCATCGAACTGCCCGGCGCCGACAAGCTCGGCAAGAACCTGCTGGAGCGCACGGACCTGGGCGGCCTGCCTGCCACCTCCGCCAGCACCACCAGTGCGGCTGCCGGTTCAACAGCAGCAACCGCCGGTGCCCCGGCCGAGGCCGCGGCGGAAGCCGCCATCGAACCGGCCGCCGCCACCCCCGGCAACCCGGAGAACATCCCGGTCACCGAGGACCCCGCCGAAAAGCCGGGGGCCACTGGCTGTGATCCGGGACCGGATTCCGAGCTCGAGAACCTGCTCACCGACGCCGACCGCGTGCCCGATCTCCACCCCGACGCTGCGACCGTTGGCGCTGACAAGAAAGAGTCCCTATGA
- a CDS encoding fumarylacetoacetate hydrolase family protein gives MRLMRIGPAGNEVPVVIDDDGQAYDLRPVTQDIDGNFLETWAGQLPDLDLTGLPRVTVDGKRIGAPIARPGAVIGVGLNYAAHAAESGLPVPERPIIFFKHPNTVVGPDDDVVIPPGAQRVDWEVELGVVIGRRASYLSSDAEAARCIAGYVLSNDVSEREYQLEHSGPQWSLGKSCPTFNPVGPWLVPAAAVDEDDIRLASWVNDEVRQDSSTADMVFGPAELVRRLSQYMVLEPGDLITTGTPEGVALSGRFPYLEAGDVMRLSGGDLLGEQRQRLVQA, from the coding sequence ATGCGGCTGATGCGCATTGGCCCGGCGGGCAATGAAGTTCCGGTGGTCATCGACGACGACGGCCAGGCTTACGACCTGCGGCCGGTCACCCAGGACATTGACGGGAACTTCCTGGAGACCTGGGCCGGCCAACTGCCCGACCTGGACCTGACGGGCCTGCCCCGGGTAACGGTCGACGGCAAGCGGATCGGAGCGCCGATCGCCAGGCCCGGCGCCGTGATCGGCGTGGGGCTGAACTACGCCGCGCACGCCGCCGAATCCGGCCTTCCCGTGCCGGAGCGACCCATTATCTTCTTCAAGCACCCCAACACCGTGGTGGGCCCGGACGACGACGTCGTCATCCCGCCCGGGGCGCAGCGCGTGGACTGGGAGGTGGAGCTGGGCGTGGTGATCGGCCGGCGGGCCAGCTACCTGTCATCCGATGCCGAGGCAGCCAGGTGCATTGCCGGCTACGTTCTGTCCAACGATGTCTCCGAGCGCGAGTACCAGCTGGAGCACTCCGGCCCGCAATGGTCGCTCGGCAAGTCCTGCCCCACCTTCAACCCGGTGGGTCCGTGGCTGGTACCGGCGGCGGCCGTCGACGAAGACGACATCCGGCTTGCGTCCTGGGTCAATGACGAGGTCCGGCAGGACAGCTCGACGGCGGACATGGTGTTCGGCCCCGCGGAACTGGTCCGCCGGCTCTCGCAGTACATGGTGCTCGAACCCGGCGACCTGATCACCACCGGAACTCCGGAGGGCGTAGCCCTGTCCGGGCGCTTCCCGTACCTGGAAGCCGGGGACGTCATGCGGCTGTCCGGCGGGGACCTCCTGGGCGAGCAGCGGCAGCGGCTGGTGCAGGCCTGA
- the uraH gene encoding hydroxyisourate hydrolase, protein MSVSHVTTHVLDTGAGRPAAGVAVVLYANDGDKWTELASGITDADGRAKDLGPEVLAPGNYRLNFATGDYYAQQGGTTFFPEVDLVFEVTGTEHYHVPLLLSPFAYSTYRGS, encoded by the coding sequence ATGAGCGTTTCCCACGTGACAACCCACGTCCTGGATACTGGCGCCGGACGCCCGGCGGCGGGTGTCGCCGTCGTGCTTTACGCGAACGACGGCGACAAGTGGACAGAGCTGGCAAGCGGCATCACCGATGCAGACGGCCGCGCGAAGGACCTGGGTCCGGAGGTCCTGGCCCCCGGAAACTACCGGCTCAACTTCGCCACGGGCGATTACTACGCCCAGCAGGGCGGCACAACGTTCTTCCCGGAGGTGGACCTGGTCTTCGAGGTCACCGGCACCGAGCACTACCACGTGCCGCTGCTGCTGAGCCCGTTCGCCTACTCCACCTACCGCGGCAGCTGA
- the uraD gene encoding 2-oxo-4-hydroxy-4-carboxy-5-ureidoimidazoline decarboxylase — protein MKLAEFNAADRDAASAVLRPCIDVPRWVDQVAAARPFASRQELLDGARAAAAPFTPEEVEGAMAHHPRIGERPKAQTTEAAMSRSEQAGVDPADTEVADALARGNRAYEEKFGRVFLIRAAGRTAPEILAALNERLANTPAQEDAIVAQQLREIALLRLEGVISE, from the coding sequence GTGAAGCTTGCCGAATTCAATGCCGCGGACAGGGATGCCGCCAGCGCGGTCCTGCGCCCCTGCATCGACGTCCCGCGCTGGGTGGACCAGGTCGCCGCAGCGCGCCCGTTCGCCTCGCGCCAGGAGCTCCTTGACGGAGCCCGCGCCGCCGCCGCACCGTTCACCCCCGAAGAGGTGGAGGGCGCCATGGCACACCATCCCCGGATCGGCGAACGCCCCAAGGCCCAGACCACCGAGGCGGCCATGTCCAGGTCCGAACAGGCCGGCGTGGACCCCGCTGACACCGAGGTGGCCGACGCCCTCGCACGCGGCAACCGCGCGTACGAGGAAAAGTTCGGCCGGGTCTTCCTGATCCGCGCCGCAGGCCGCACCGCCCCCGAAATCCTGGCAGCGCTCAACGAGCGCCTGGCCAACACCCCGGCGCAGGAAGACGCCATCGTTGCACAGCAGCTGCGGGAAATCGCCCTGCTGCGTCTGGAAGGAGTGATCAGCGAATGA
- a CDS encoding response regulator transcription factor, with protein MQILVVEDDESVAAGVLEGLTRAGFQARHVAHGAGALAEVRSASPDFVLLDLGLPDMDGTDVCRSIRSLTRTPIIVVSARDEEIDRVLALELGADDYLVKPFGMRELIARIRAVARRTADPQSDATPPADGTRTIGSLSINQRSRRVLVAGNEIHLTAKEFELLYYLAEDPGAVCQRTDILRAVWDGTWYGTTETLDAHVAAIRKKLGDPRWIEAVRGVGFRLDVPG; from the coding sequence ATGCAGATCCTGGTGGTTGAAGACGACGAATCGGTGGCGGCCGGAGTGCTGGAGGGCCTGACGAGGGCCGGGTTCCAGGCTCGGCACGTTGCCCACGGGGCCGGGGCGCTCGCCGAGGTCCGCTCCGCCAGTCCCGATTTCGTGCTGCTGGACCTCGGCCTGCCGGACATGGATGGCACGGACGTCTGCCGGTCCATCCGCTCATTGACCAGGACGCCAATCATCGTCGTCAGTGCCCGCGACGAGGAAATCGACCGGGTGCTGGCCCTGGAGCTGGGGGCGGACGACTACCTGGTGAAGCCGTTCGGAATGCGCGAGCTCATCGCACGGATCCGGGCCGTGGCCCGCCGCACGGCCGATCCGCAAAGCGATGCCACTCCGCCCGCCGACGGCACCCGCACCATCGGCAGCCTGAGCATCAACCAGCGCTCGCGCCGGGTCCTGGTGGCCGGCAACGAAATCCACCTCACCGCCAAGGAGTTCGAGCTCCTGTACTACCTGGCGGAGGACCCGGGCGCCGTCTGCCAGCGCACCGACATCCTGCGCGCGGTGTGGGACGGCACCTGGTACGGAACCACCGAGACCCTGGATGCGCACGTGGCCGCGATCCGGAAAAAGCTCGGCGACCCCCGCTGGATCGAGGCGGTGCGCGGCGTAGGGTTCAGGCTGGACGTGCCCGGATGA